The following proteins come from a genomic window of Geothrix edaphica:
- a CDS encoding carboxypeptidase regulatory-like domain-containing protein: MRRLISSILIPAACLSLYADTTGRISGRVQSKEGQPIIGAKVVLKRLDLAWIKELVTDKKGNFLQVGLDPKEFELTVSAAGYADSKEMVKIPLGDVLMKNITLLTAEQARAASLAAAGPAAVAADSGAALDAEGRDAFNAAIPLYNEGNYQEALPHVDKAYKTLTEALTKLKDDAAKAELAPELLKIERVLGICIAQAGTKKEEAEPYLLKALERNPKDERVIAGLIETSKAKADAAAEQKYTAMLEAIQGPNPDVIYNKGVEAFNGGRTKEAKTHLLKALEVDPKYAEAHYLLAMVEFGENNLKGTKTHLEKYIELAPTGKNAATAREMLKDPSLKRIK; this comes from the coding sequence ATGCGACGCCTCATCTCTTCGATCCTCATCCCGGCCGCCTGTCTGTCTTTGTATGCCGATACCACAGGTCGTATCAGCGGTCGGGTGCAATCCAAGGAGGGCCAACCCATCATCGGGGCCAAGGTCGTCCTGAAACGCCTCGATCTCGCCTGGATCAAGGAGCTCGTGACCGACAAGAAGGGGAATTTCCTTCAGGTGGGGCTTGATCCCAAGGAATTTGAGCTCACGGTGAGCGCCGCAGGCTACGCAGACTCCAAGGAGATGGTCAAGATTCCCCTGGGCGATGTGTTGATGAAGAACATCACGCTCTTGACCGCAGAACAGGCCCGAGCTGCGAGCCTGGCCGCTGCGGGACCAGCCGCCGTCGCTGCAGATTCCGGCGCCGCCCTTGATGCTGAGGGCCGCGATGCTTTCAATGCCGCGATTCCGCTCTACAACGAAGGCAATTACCAAGAGGCCCTTCCGCACGTGGACAAGGCCTACAAGACCCTGACCGAGGCCCTGACCAAGCTCAAGGACGACGCGGCCAAGGCGGAACTGGCGCCCGAGCTCCTCAAGATCGAGCGGGTGCTGGGCATCTGCATCGCCCAGGCCGGCACGAAGAAGGAGGAGGCCGAGCCCTATCTCCTCAAGGCCCTCGAGCGGAACCCCAAGGACGAGCGCGTGATCGCCGGGCTCATCGAGACCAGCAAGGCCAAGGCCGACGCGGCCGCCGAGCAGAAGTACACCGCCATGCTGGAGGCCATCCAGGGGCCCAACCCCGACGTGATCTACAACAAGGGCGTCGAGGCCTTCAATGGCGGCCGGACCAAGGAGGCGAAGACCCACCTGCTGAAGGCCCTGGAGGTGGATCCCAAGTACGCCGAGGCCCACTACCTGCTGGCCATGGTCGAGTTCGGCGAGAACAACCTGAAGGGCACCAAGACCCACCTCGAGAAATACATCGAGCTCGCCCCCACCGGCAAGAATGCCGCCACCGCCCGCGAGATGCTGAAGGATCCGTCCCTGAAGCGCATCAAGTAG
- a CDS encoding acyl-CoA dehydrogenase family protein — protein MAGAYATFTHITDYMGFEGLLTEEERMIRETARKFVNAEVLPIIEKHAQDQTFPKHLIPKMGELGFYGPSLPEEYGCMGVSNVAYGLLMYELERGDSGLRSFASVQGSLVMWPIYTYGSEEQRRHWLPKLATGEKIGCFGLTEPDFGSNPGGMLTKAVREPGGKWRINGTKMWITNGTVADVAVVWAQTEDGIRGFLVEKGTPGFSAPEMKGKWSLRASTTSELVLEDVIVDEKASLLPNVKGLKGPLGCLTQARYGIAWGALGAADACYQCALDYAKSRIQFDKPIASFQLQQEKLAWMVTELTKGQLLVHQLGRLKDAKTYTPAQVSMAKMNNVNVSLEICRKARTILGANGILDEYPVMRHMANLESVYTYEGTHDMHTLVIGQEVTGIPAYR, from the coding sequence ATGGCCGGCGCCTACGCCACCTTCACCCACATCACCGACTACATGGGCTTCGAGGGCCTGCTCACCGAGGAAGAACGGATGATCCGCGAGACCGCGCGGAAGTTCGTGAATGCCGAGGTGCTGCCCATCATCGAGAAGCACGCCCAGGACCAGACCTTCCCCAAGCACCTCATCCCCAAGATGGGCGAGCTGGGCTTCTACGGCCCATCGCTGCCTGAGGAATATGGCTGCATGGGGGTTTCCAACGTCGCCTACGGCCTGTTGATGTATGAGCTTGAGCGCGGCGATTCGGGCCTGCGTTCCTTCGCGTCGGTGCAGGGCAGCCTCGTGATGTGGCCCATCTACACCTATGGCAGCGAAGAGCAGAGGCGGCACTGGCTGCCCAAGCTGGCCACCGGCGAGAAGATCGGCTGCTTCGGCCTCACGGAGCCCGATTTTGGTTCCAACCCCGGTGGCATGCTCACGAAGGCCGTGCGCGAGCCCGGCGGCAAGTGGCGCATCAACGGCACCAAGATGTGGATCACCAACGGCACCGTGGCCGATGTGGCCGTGGTGTGGGCCCAGACCGAGGACGGCATCCGCGGCTTCCTGGTGGAGAAGGGCACTCCCGGCTTCAGCGCCCCCGAGATGAAGGGCAAGTGGAGCCTGCGCGCCTCGACCACCTCCGAGCTCGTGCTTGAGGACGTGATCGTGGACGAGAAGGCCAGCCTGCTGCCCAACGTGAAGGGGCTGAAGGGCCCTCTCGGCTGCCTCACCCAGGCCCGCTACGGCATCGCCTGGGGCGCCCTGGGCGCCGCGGACGCCTGCTACCAGTGCGCGCTCGACTACGCGAAGAGCCGCATCCAGTTCGACAAGCCCATCGCCAGCTTCCAGCTCCAGCAGGAGAAGCTGGCCTGGATGGTCACCGAGCTCACCAAGGGCCAGCTGCTGGTGCACCAGCTGGGCCGCCTGAAGGACGCCAAGACCTACACGCCCGCCCAGGTCTCCATGGCCAAGATGAACAACGTGAACGTCTCCCTCGAGATCTGCCGCAAGGCCCGCACCATCCTCGGCGCCAACGGCATCCTCGACGAGTACCCGGTCATGCGCCATATGGCCAACCTCGAGAGCGTCTACACCTACGAGGGCACGCACGATATGCACACCCTCGTCATCGGCCAGGAAGTGACTGGGATCCCCGCGTACCGCTGA
- the metG gene encoding methionine--tRNA ligase, giving the protein MSKPFYITTPIYYVNDRPHIGHTYTTVLADVIARFHRMRGEEVYFLTGTDEHGQKVEKAAAARGITPKQLADEVVANYTDLWQRMGMTHFRFIRTTDEDHKAQVQRLFKRLLDKGDIYKATYKGLYSVSDEAYVTETQAKELQAQGLAHQLVELEEETYFFRLSAYQDRLLKYYEEHPEFVQPDFRFNEVKRFVEGGLQDLSISRTSISWGIPVPGDEKHVIYVWFDALLNYLTGCPANTWPPDLQLVGKDILRFHAVYWPAFLMAAGMFQPTTILAHGWWLMGEDKMSKSKGNVVRPDTLLRFGNDALRFYFMRDMQVGHDRGFSYEGFMDRLNADLANGLGNLASRTLSMIQRYRGGVVPMPTVMDELDCEMAQQLLAVFPEYLEQARANNFHGALDTLWTYLRALDGYIVKAEPWKLAKDPAKDPKLDAVLAILYRALRATALLVVPVMPELAQTLWESLGHTTKVADRTFHGFALDGPAIGPIGEPKPLFQRIDKEKEMSELEASAAPAEVKPTLDIPGIRETVDADTFFKVDLRVGKILEAERVPKSDKLIKMKVDIGLEQRTIVGGIGKAYEPADLLNRLVVVVANLAPRKLMGVESHGMLLAASDNASKPYLVAPPEDAQPGFLVK; this is encoded by the coding sequence GTGTCCAAGCCCTTCTACATCACCACGCCCATCTACTACGTCAACGACCGCCCCCACATCGGCCACACCTACACCACGGTGCTGGCGGATGTGATCGCCCGGTTCCATCGCATGCGCGGCGAAGAGGTGTATTTCCTGACGGGTACGGACGAGCACGGCCAGAAGGTGGAGAAGGCCGCCGCGGCCCGGGGCATCACGCCCAAGCAGCTGGCGGACGAAGTGGTGGCCAACTACACGGACCTCTGGCAGCGCATGGGCATGACCCACTTCCGCTTCATCCGCACCACGGACGAGGACCACAAGGCCCAGGTGCAGCGGCTGTTCAAGCGCCTGCTGGACAAGGGCGACATCTACAAGGCCACTTACAAGGGGCTCTATTCCGTCAGCGACGAGGCCTACGTCACGGAGACCCAGGCCAAGGAGCTGCAGGCCCAGGGCCTCGCGCACCAGCTGGTGGAGCTGGAGGAGGAGACCTACTTCTTCCGCCTCAGCGCCTACCAGGACCGCCTGCTGAAGTACTACGAAGAGCATCCCGAGTTCGTCCAGCCGGACTTCCGCTTCAACGAAGTGAAACGCTTCGTGGAGGGCGGTCTCCAGGACCTCTCCATCAGCCGCACCAGCATCAGCTGGGGCATCCCGGTCCCCGGCGACGAGAAGCACGTCATCTATGTGTGGTTCGACGCGCTGCTGAACTACCTCACGGGCTGCCCGGCCAACACGTGGCCGCCGGACCTCCAGCTCGTGGGCAAGGACATCCTGCGCTTCCACGCCGTGTACTGGCCCGCCTTCCTCATGGCGGCGGGCATGTTCCAGCCCACCACCATCCTGGCCCACGGCTGGTGGCTCATGGGTGAGGACAAGATGTCCAAGAGCAAGGGCAACGTGGTGCGCCCGGACACGCTCCTGCGCTTCGGCAACGATGCCCTGCGCTTCTACTTCATGCGCGACATGCAGGTGGGCCACGATCGCGGCTTCAGCTACGAGGGCTTCATGGATCGGCTCAACGCCGACCTGGCCAACGGCCTGGGCAACCTGGCCTCCCGCACCCTCAGCATGATCCAGCGCTACCGGGGCGGCGTGGTGCCCATGCCCACGGTCATGGATGAGCTCGACTGCGAGATGGCCCAGCAGCTCCTCGCCGTCTTCCCCGAGTATCTGGAACAGGCGCGGGCGAACAATTTCCACGGCGCCCTGGACACCCTGTGGACCTACCTGCGGGCCCTGGATGGCTACATCGTCAAGGCCGAGCCCTGGAAGCTGGCCAAGGATCCCGCCAAGGACCCCAAGCTGGATGCCGTGCTGGCCATCCTCTACCGGGCCCTGCGCGCCACGGCCCTGCTGGTGGTCCCCGTGATGCCCGAGCTGGCCCAGACCCTCTGGGAAAGCCTGGGACACACCACCAAGGTCGCGGATCGCACCTTCCACGGCTTCGCCCTGGACGGCCCCGCCATCGGACCCATCGGCGAACCCAAACCCCTGTTCCAGCGCATCGACAAGGAGAAGGAAATGAGCGAACTCGAGGCTTCCGCAGCACCGGCGGAAGTGAAGCCCACCTTGGATATCCCTGGAATCCGGGAGACTGTGGACGCGGACACCTTCTTCAAGGTGGACCTGCGCGTGGGGAAGATCCTCGAGGCCGAGCGCGTGCCCAAGAGCGACAAGCTCATCAAGATGAAGGTCGACATCGGCCTGGAGCAGCGCACCATCGTGGGCGGCATCGGCAAGGCCTACGAGCCCGCCGATCTGCTGAACCGCCTGGTAGTGGTGGTGGCGAACCTCGCCCCCCGCAAGCTCATGGGCGTCGAGAGCCACGGCATGCTGCTGGCCGCCAGCGACAACGCCAGCAAGCCCTATCTCGTGGCTCCACCTGAGGATGCCCAGCCCGGGTTCCTGGTGAAGTGA
- a CDS encoding DUF1844 domain-containing protein: MNPAVPEASLTALMHLLAEQALMALGVPHPMMKEVPPANPTVARFYVDLLGVLKEKTEGSRDEAETRQLEDLLYGLRMRLMDLKPAADVPAGPKS; encoded by the coding sequence ATGAATCCAGCGGTGCCGGAAGCCTCCTTGACCGCCCTGATGCATCTTCTGGCGGAGCAAGCGCTTATGGCCCTGGGCGTGCCCCACCCGATGATGAAGGAAGTCCCGCCAGCAAACCCCACGGTGGCGCGGTTTTATGTGGACCTCCTCGGGGTGCTCAAAGAGAAGACCGAAGGTTCCCGGGACGAGGCGGAGACGCGCCAGCTGGAGGATCTCCTGTATGGCCTCCGCATGAGGCTGATGGACCTGAAACCGGCCGCGGATGTTCCAGCAGGCCCCAAGTCATGA
- a CDS encoding tetratricopeptide repeat protein, with translation MGLFQVLRVATLTGGLGLSAFSAAPKPEAPKPTPAPQAVATEPAIALSHRANHLFEALAKGDPEAVRRAQVEVEALRRTYSMLDVTPLVEAAALWARQQGVIGRPSLGLEALQAVERWAPDHPSLLGSRIALMRQEGPRGWIWSFPDLLRLTRLRLEQPAHRWLWLLQHLGMLRLTATLLLWGWALTMGLRYRHVLRHLWEEPFQHKGISPALAALVGAAILAGPVLLGLDPLVAALLWLFLLAPFLLVAEVRITVFIMLFQLVHPLLAVMEPLAAREPQPSIQTLQLQPRVQPIPASALRLLPPTDQAFLKGWEQLQNQQWKEAEGTFQDLVGRHPDQPEVLNNLGVARYQTGDVAGAERAFQEAQQAGSRMEVLLNQSILAFNRLDTVLGATKQDEAQAASPEAYARLIALNDARKDVRTYPMPLPDTTLRADALADAAGGPKVERLPLSEPAFLVALLLPLLGIGAFLLRVRRSMRMAHPGQCIRCGEPYHTTDSPDPEVCSKCHHLFVLRDGLHTESRRKKLDEVAEHQRNTRWIHKTLIVLLPGCDLAFLGETREALMEFLPFCLAVGMVLATGRSVRYPGEILPDPASTWLALGAVLVGLLYLRSWLKLFLRRA, from the coding sequence ATGGGACTCTTCCAGGTCTTGCGGGTTGCCACTCTGACGGGGGGCCTGGGTCTTTCAGCCTTTTCGGCCGCGCCCAAGCCCGAGGCCCCCAAGCCCACTCCAGCGCCCCAGGCGGTGGCGACGGAACCGGCCATCGCACTCAGCCACCGGGCGAACCACCTGTTCGAGGCCTTGGCGAAGGGCGACCCCGAGGCCGTACGCCGCGCCCAGGTCGAAGTGGAGGCGCTGCGCCGCACCTACTCCATGCTGGATGTCACGCCTCTGGTGGAAGCCGCGGCCCTCTGGGCCCGGCAGCAGGGCGTGATCGGACGGCCGTCGCTCGGACTGGAGGCGCTCCAGGCCGTGGAGCGCTGGGCTCCCGACCATCCCAGCCTGCTCGGCAGCCGCATCGCGCTGATGCGGCAGGAGGGGCCGAGAGGGTGGATCTGGAGTTTCCCCGATCTGCTCCGGCTCACCCGCCTGCGCCTGGAGCAGCCGGCCCACCGCTGGCTCTGGCTGCTGCAGCACCTGGGAATGCTGCGGCTGACGGCCACGCTGCTGCTCTGGGGCTGGGCCCTCACCATGGGCCTCCGCTACCGCCACGTGCTCCGGCATCTCTGGGAGGAACCCTTCCAGCACAAGGGCATCAGTCCGGCGCTCGCCGCGCTGGTCGGTGCGGCGATCCTGGCCGGGCCGGTGCTCCTGGGCCTGGATCCCCTCGTGGCGGCCCTCCTCTGGCTTTTCCTGCTCGCCCCGTTCCTCCTGGTCGCCGAAGTGAGGATCACGGTCTTCATCATGCTGTTCCAGCTGGTGCACCCCCTCCTGGCGGTCATGGAGCCCCTGGCGGCCCGGGAGCCCCAGCCCAGCATCCAGACCCTCCAGCTCCAGCCCCGGGTCCAGCCGATCCCGGCTTCGGCGCTGCGCCTCCTCCCGCCCACGGACCAGGCTTTCCTCAAGGGTTGGGAACAGCTCCAGAACCAGCAATGGAAGGAGGCCGAAGGAACCTTCCAGGACCTGGTGGGCCGCCATCCGGATCAGCCCGAAGTTCTGAACAACCTGGGTGTCGCGCGGTATCAGACGGGCGATGTCGCCGGGGCCGAGCGGGCCTTCCAGGAGGCCCAGCAGGCGGGGTCGCGGATGGAGGTGCTCCTCAACCAGAGCATCCTGGCCTTCAACCGGCTCGATACCGTGCTGGGAGCCACCAAGCAGGACGAGGCCCAAGCGGCCAGTCCCGAGGCGTATGCCCGTCTCATCGCCCTCAACGATGCCAGGAAGGACGTGCGTACCTATCCCATGCCCCTGCCTGACACCACCCTGAGGGCGGATGCGCTCGCGGACGCAGCCGGAGGGCCCAAGGTGGAGCGCCTGCCCCTCTCGGAGCCCGCCTTCCTGGTCGCCCTCCTGCTGCCGCTGCTGGGGATCGGAGCCTTCCTCCTGAGGGTGCGCAGGAGCATGCGGATGGCCCATCCAGGCCAGTGCATCCGCTGCGGGGAGCCCTATCACACCACGGACAGTCCCGATCCGGAGGTCTGCTCGAAGTGCCACCACCTCTTCGTCCTGAGGGATGGGCTCCACACCGAAAGCCGCCGCAAGAAGCTCGATGAGGTGGCGGAGCACCAGCGGAACACGCGCTGGATCCACAAGACCCTCATCGTCCTCCTGCCGGGTTGCGACCTGGCCTTCCTGGGGGAGACCCGGGAGGCCCTGATGGAGTTCCTCCCCTTCTGCCTCGCCGTGGGCATGGTTCTCGCGACGGGCCGGTCGGTGCGGTACCCGGGGGAGATTCTTCCGGACCCGGCTTCCACCTGGCTGGCCCTGGGGGCCGTTCTCGTGGGCCTGCTCTACCTCCGCTCCTGGCTGAAGCTGTTCCTGAGGAGGGCCTGA
- a CDS encoding exodeoxyribonuclease III has product MRFYSWNVNGFRSVLKKGFMDWLEETEPDVLSLQEIRCEWEEADLGVRRQIESAYDVCWFPATSKKGYAGAATFAKKELGFTHAKGLGVDGYDAEGRMIVSRRDKLVFIGGYFPNASQGLVRLPFKRQFARDLAALVMKHHAAGDQVILTGDMNVAPEEIDLARPKDNVKNPGFTPEEREDFKLYLGAGLVDVLRERNPAVPGLYTWWTARGGARERNVGWRIDLFLASRTLLDRVKDTRIHAEVLGSDHCPISLELL; this is encoded by the coding sequence ATGCGCTTCTACAGCTGGAACGTGAATGGCTTCCGGTCGGTCCTGAAGAAGGGGTTCATGGACTGGCTGGAGGAGACGGAACCGGACGTGCTCTCCCTCCAGGAGATCCGCTGCGAGTGGGAGGAGGCGGACCTGGGCGTCCGCCGCCAGATCGAGAGCGCCTACGACGTGTGCTGGTTCCCCGCCACCAGCAAGAAGGGCTACGCGGGGGCCGCCACCTTTGCCAAGAAGGAGCTGGGCTTCACCCATGCCAAGGGCCTGGGGGTCGACGGCTACGACGCCGAGGGCCGCATGATCGTCTCGCGGAGGGACAAGCTCGTCTTCATCGGCGGCTACTTCCCGAACGCCTCCCAGGGGCTCGTGCGCCTGCCGTTCAAGCGCCAGTTCGCCAGGGATCTCGCCGCCTTGGTGATGAAGCACCACGCTGCTGGCGATCAGGTGATCCTCACCGGCGACATGAACGTGGCTCCGGAGGAGATCGATCTCGCCCGGCCCAAGGACAACGTCAAGAATCCCGGCTTCACCCCCGAGGAGCGCGAGGACTTCAAGCTCTACCTGGGTGCGGGACTGGTGGACGTGCTGCGCGAACGGAACCCTGCGGTGCCCGGCCTCTACACCTGGTGGACGGCCCGGGGCGGCGCCCGGGAGCGGAACGTGGGCTGGAGGATCGACCTGTTCCTCGCCAGCCGGACACTGCTTGACCGCGTGAAGGACACCCGCATCCACGCCGAGGTCCTGGGCTCCGACCACTGCCCCATCAGCCTTGAGCTGCTTTGA
- a CDS encoding DUF4388 domain-containing protein: MALEGSLRDFDLFSLFNMIKIQGKNGTLVLSQGQEFVKVFFENGEIVGCDSNQVRMEDRLGTMLVRLGRLTGEELLGMVQVQRQTLKRMGTLLLDSGKVTAADLQDALFSQATAILHRTFRWVEGDYRFDSFLPADLDREHFVPIPVDTVLMEAARIQDEWPEVERRLPGLDTALGKSPRAQALHLDIDREVSSVLDGKGQVHGSSGLTHEQEMVLSYFDHPQSPREIIQISRYEELDTCKAIADLLEAGLLEPKSNDGSVKISRPWVEGHPDLAPEAWEPSPLLWPLVVLGFAVPLALYVPHARGSMNLGLASLQPVDVQVTAEGPTRLRHEWVLRMAAPKDGGAALAKRLGSPLDGKNSIPDLASLPDPMAPAPAKAPEPPPRPKR; encoded by the coding sequence ATGGCGCTGGAAGGATCCCTCCGGGACTTCGACCTCTTCTCCCTGTTCAACATGATCAAGATCCAGGGGAAGAACGGCACCCTGGTGCTGTCCCAGGGGCAGGAGTTCGTCAAAGTCTTCTTCGAGAACGGCGAGATCGTCGGCTGCGACTCCAACCAGGTCCGCATGGAGGACCGCCTGGGCACCATGCTCGTGCGCCTGGGCCGGCTCACGGGTGAGGAACTGCTCGGCATGGTCCAGGTCCAGCGGCAGACCCTCAAGCGCATGGGCACCCTCCTCCTGGACAGCGGCAAGGTGACGGCCGCGGACCTGCAGGACGCCCTCTTCAGCCAGGCCACCGCCATCCTGCATCGCACCTTCCGCTGGGTGGAAGGGGACTATCGCTTCGACTCCTTCCTGCCGGCAGACCTGGACCGTGAGCACTTCGTCCCCATCCCCGTGGACACCGTGCTGATGGAAGCCGCCCGCATCCAGGACGAGTGGCCCGAGGTGGAGCGCCGCCTGCCGGGCCTCGACACGGCCCTCGGCAAATCTCCCAGGGCCCAGGCCCTGCATCTGGACATCGACCGCGAGGTCTCTTCCGTACTGGATGGCAAGGGCCAGGTGCATGGCTCCTCGGGCCTCACCCACGAACAGGAGATGGTCCTCTCCTACTTCGACCATCCCCAGAGCCCCAGGGAGATCATCCAGATCAGCCGCTATGAGGAGCTGGACACCTGCAAGGCCATCGCCGATCTCCTGGAGGCCGGCCTGCTGGAGCCCAAATCGAATGACGGGAGCGTCAAGATCTCCCGCCCCTGGGTGGAGGGTCATCCCGACCTGGCCCCGGAGGCCTGGGAGCCGAGTCCGTTGTTGTGGCCCCTGGTGGTGCTGGGCTTCGCGGTTCCGCTGGCCCTGTATGTGCCCCACGCGCGCGGCTCCATGAACCTCGGCCTGGCCAGTCTCCAGCCTGTGGACGTCCAGGTGACCGCGGAGGGGCCGACGCGCCTCCGGCACGAGTGGGTGCTCCGCATGGCCGCTCCCAAGGATGGCGGCGCAGCGCTGGCGAAGCGGCTTGGAAGCCCGCTGGATGGCAAGAACTCGATTCCCGATCTGGCCAGTCTTCCCGATCCCATGGCCCCGGCTCCCGCCAAGGCCCCTGAACCGCCTCCGCGGCCCAAGCGATAA
- a CDS encoding universal stress protein, with protein sequence MIARVLVGVDFSEASKQALERAGTWAVRMGVPLVAMHVLQPPAPMLPEAQIALPDPAWLKSMEDHAREQLEAWVKPFGGSQVIVKWGGPAEELVSEADTKTLLVVAQVGHSTLERLLFGSTAARVVRLAPCDVLVVRTEKTH encoded by the coding sequence GTGATCGCACGGGTGCTGGTGGGTGTGGACTTCTCCGAAGCCTCGAAGCAGGCTCTGGAACGGGCCGGGACCTGGGCGGTCCGCATGGGTGTGCCCCTGGTCGCCATGCACGTCCTCCAGCCGCCGGCACCCATGCTGCCTGAGGCGCAGATCGCCCTGCCCGACCCCGCCTGGCTGAAGAGCATGGAGGACCACGCGCGGGAGCAGCTGGAAGCCTGGGTGAAGCCGTTCGGGGGTTCCCAGGTCATCGTGAAGTGGGGCGGCCCCGCGGAGGAGCTGGTCTCCGAGGCGGACACCAAGACGCTGCTGGTGGTGGCCCAGGTCGGCCACTCCACCCTGGAACGACTGCTCTTCGGCAGCACCGCCGCCCGCGTGGTGCGGCTGGCGCCCTGTGATGTCCTCGTGGTGCGGACCGAGAAGACGCACTAG
- a CDS encoding patatin-like phospholipase family protein, which produces MPQPFRILSIDGGGIRSLIPALVLAELERQTGRAVADCFDLIAGTSTGGILALGLATPGEVGRPRYSAQDLAGLYLKEGARIFDESLWRRLTNPMGLRAAKYPSDGIEGVLAQYFGESRLKEALVEVLVTAYDLEKRDAFFYRRRRAREDARYDVPMRVAARATSAAPTYFEPLLVPWPGDRDVLVDGGVFANNPAMCAYAEGWQTLAKMGRGAESILLVSLGTGLYARPYRYEDAKGWGVAGWARPVLDVIFDGVADTVDYQLRQLLPPREDGAPRYLRFQADLDAGLSEMDDTSPEHLKGLHRAAEAILQRQAADMAALVRQLAG; this is translated from the coding sequence ATGCCCCAACCCTTCCGCATCCTGTCCATCGACGGCGGCGGCATCCGCAGCCTCATCCCGGCGCTGGTGCTGGCGGAGCTGGAGCGGCAGACGGGACGGGCCGTGGCCGACTGCTTCGACCTCATCGCCGGCACGAGCACAGGCGGCATCCTGGCCCTGGGGCTCGCCACGCCCGGGGAGGTCGGACGGCCCCGCTACTCGGCCCAGGATCTGGCCGGCCTCTACCTGAAGGAGGGAGCCCGGATCTTCGACGAGAGCCTCTGGCGGCGGCTCACGAACCCCATGGGGCTGCGGGCGGCGAAGTATCCGAGCGACGGCATCGAAGGGGTGCTCGCGCAGTATTTCGGGGAGTCGCGCCTCAAAGAGGCGCTCGTGGAAGTGCTGGTGACGGCCTACGACCTGGAGAAGCGGGATGCCTTCTTCTACCGCCGCCGCCGGGCGCGTGAGGACGCCCGCTATGACGTGCCCATGCGTGTGGCGGCCCGGGCCACCAGCGCCGCGCCCACCTACTTCGAACCGCTGCTGGTGCCCTGGCCGGGGGATCGTGATGTGCTGGTGGATGGCGGCGTCTTCGCCAACAACCCCGCCATGTGCGCCTACGCCGAAGGTTGGCAGACCTTGGCCAAGATGGGCCGCGGTGCGGAGTCCATCCTCCTGGTATCCCTCGGTACGGGCCTCTATGCCCGGCCTTACCGTTACGAAGACGCGAAGGGCTGGGGTGTGGCCGGGTGGGCCCGACCTGTGCTGGATGTGATCTTCGACGGCGTAGCCGACACCGTGGACTACCAGCTGCGTCAGCTCCTGCCTCCCCGGGAGGACGGCGCCCCGCGCTACCTGCGCTTCCAGGCCGATCTCGATGCCGGCCTCAGCGAGATGGATGACACCAGTCCGGAGCACCTGAAGGGGCTCCACCGCGCCGCCGAGGCCATCCTCCAGCGCCAGGCCGCCGACATGGCGGCCCTCGTCAGGCAACTCGCGGGCTAG
- a CDS encoding arsenate reductase family protein, which yields MKPVLWMKSSCTTCRNTKAKLAELGIEVEVRDYFRKPLEAAELERLLPADPTPMLGTKSPKYRELGLKDRQLSKAEAVALMVGDNNLLKRPILVHPRGTVIGFDPEAYARLVR from the coding sequence GTGAAGCCCGTGCTCTGGATGAAGTCGAGCTGCACCACCTGCCGCAACACCAAGGCGAAGCTGGCGGAGCTGGGTATCGAGGTGGAGGTTCGCGACTACTTCAGGAAGCCGCTGGAAGCCGCGGAGCTGGAGCGCCTGCTGCCCGCGGACCCCACGCCCATGCTGGGGACGAAGAGCCCCAAGTACAGGGAACTCGGCCTGAAGGACCGCCAGCTGTCCAAGGCCGAGGCCGTCGCCCTCATGGTTGGGGACAACAACCTGCTCAAGCGCCCCATCCTCGTGCATCCCAGGGGCACAGTCATTGGTTTCGATCCGGAAGCTTATGCGAGACTGGTCCGCTGA
- a CDS encoding thymidine kinase, with protein sequence MFVHQRQGSLEVICGPMFSGKSEELIRRIKRAIIAKQKVQVFKPALDDRYDVSAIASHSQRKHDAIPVKDSVELARHLDPEAQVVALDEVQFMDEGLIPIIEDLADHGVRVIAGGLDQDSNGEPFGIMPILLAKAEYVTKLQAICMVCGALAGRTQRMVQTGGQVLVGAAEAYEARCRHCHETPHATGGRLLEDPAQGS encoded by the coding sequence ATGTTCGTGCACCAGCGCCAGGGTTCCCTGGAGGTGATCTGCGGTCCCATGTTCTCCGGCAAGTCCGAAGAGCTGATCCGGCGCATCAAGCGGGCCATCATCGCCAAGCAGAAGGTGCAGGTGTTCAAGCCCGCCCTGGATGACCGCTACGATGTCTCCGCCATCGCCAGCCACAGCCAGAGGAAGCACGACGCCATCCCCGTGAAGGACAGTGTGGAGCTGGCCCGGCACCTGGATCCGGAGGCCCAGGTGGTGGCCCTGGACGAGGTGCAGTTCATGGATGAGGGCCTCATCCCCATCATCGAGGACCTGGCCGATCACGGCGTGCGCGTCATCGCCGGGGGCCTGGACCAGGACTCCAACGGCGAGCCCTTCGGCATCATGCCCATCCTGCTGGCCAAGGCCGAATACGTCACCAAGCTCCAGGCCATCTGCATGGTGTGCGGCGCCCTGGCCGGGCGCACCCAGCGCATGGTGCAGACGGGCGGCCAGGTGCTGGTGGGGGCCGCCGAAGCCTATGAGGCCCGTTGCCGCCACTGCCACGAGACGCCCCACGCCACTGGGGGAAGGCTGCTGGAGGACCCCGCCCAGGGGTCCTGA